In the Leifsonia sp. 466MF genome, one interval contains:
- a CDS encoding SDR family oxidoreductase, whose product MTASGARVLVAGAAGGVGRAVARAAAADGATVLLLGRDRSRLEEVRADVAAVGGTPHVAVADTTSAPQLDDAVSSLRHDAGGIDVVVNAVGVNLKGRRLDQLDIAGWRSVLESNLDSAFLLTQAVLPGFRADGGGLLIHISSVAALVPDMSGAAYQASKAGLAALARATALEAGSDGVRVTTISPGLIDTDFVRHRPTAPTPDELAGALSPEDVADLCLAVIRLPARATVSDIVVRPSAR is encoded by the coding sequence ATGACCGCATCCGGAGCCCGAGTGCTCGTCGCGGGAGCAGCCGGCGGTGTCGGCCGCGCCGTCGCCCGTGCTGCGGCGGCGGACGGCGCGACCGTCCTGCTGCTCGGGCGCGACCGGAGCCGTCTCGAGGAGGTGCGAGCGGACGTTGCCGCTGTCGGCGGGACCCCGCACGTCGCGGTCGCCGACACGACCTCGGCGCCCCAGCTCGACGACGCCGTGTCATCTCTGCGGCACGACGCGGGCGGCATCGACGTCGTCGTCAACGCCGTCGGCGTCAACCTCAAGGGCCGCCGCCTGGACCAGCTCGACATCGCCGGCTGGCGGTCGGTGCTGGAGAGCAACCTCGACTCCGCCTTCCTCCTCACGCAGGCGGTGCTTCCCGGGTTCCGCGCGGACGGCGGCGGCCTGCTCATCCACATCTCCTCCGTCGCCGCTCTCGTCCCCGACATGTCGGGAGCCGCCTACCAGGCCAGCAAGGCCGGTCTCGCCGCGCTCGCGCGCGCCACCGCGCTCGAGGCCGGTAGCGACGGCGTCCGGGTCACGACGATCTCACCCGGGCTCATCGACACCGACTTCGTCCGCCACCGCCCCACGGCGCCGACGCCCGACGAACTGGCGGGGGCGCTCAGCCCGGAGGACGTCGCCGACCTGTGCCTCGCCGTCATCCGGTTGCCTGCCCGGGCGACCGTCAGCGACATCGTCGTGCGCCCCTCCGCGCGCTGA
- a CDS encoding extracellular solute-binding protein — MKSRLKSPRRRGRVGVAVAVASVLALALAACSGGGGGTSGLDGKTLKMYTWIGGKADKQQWSDYIAGGKHADPDMAVSFSGPPIGDYYTKLPTVMKGSSAPCLVTFQNGRVNQYVQGLEPLDDLVKKNKVDLSAYSSAMLDQLSVDGKLYSIPFNAGPNVIFYNKKMFADAGVAEPGLDWTVDDFIAAAKATTKNGVYGFAIGQGSTPISTLMAADGHPYADKNGPKLDDPNFRDALQLLVDLANKYKVAKPLEAAAGGTFPDIDAFSTGQAAMELEGLWDLQHEQQTLGKDNVGIAVVPSKSGTSKGFISGSGFGITKTCGDKQKAFKAIEAMTSKSGLEFVTKSQASVPARLDALDAWSTNVGSPAFTAVIKQMTGDATPSPVPSSQAQLDTLLTQYEVDAFSGKSTVEQVLQQVKAGLPQ; from the coding sequence ATGAAGTCACGGTTGAAAAGCCCGAGGCGACGGGGACGCGTCGGCGTCGCCGTCGCGGTCGCGAGCGTTCTGGCCCTCGCTCTCGCCGCCTGTTCCGGAGGCGGCGGTGGAACGTCGGGCCTCGACGGCAAGACGCTCAAGATGTACACGTGGATCGGCGGCAAGGCCGACAAGCAGCAGTGGAGCGACTACATCGCCGGAGGCAAGCACGCCGACCCGGACATGGCAGTGAGCTTCTCCGGCCCGCCGATCGGTGACTACTACACCAAGCTGCCCACCGTGATGAAGGGCAGCAGTGCGCCGTGCCTGGTCACGTTCCAGAACGGCCGCGTGAACCAGTACGTGCAGGGGCTGGAGCCGCTCGACGACCTGGTGAAGAAGAACAAGGTCGACCTGTCGGCGTACAGCTCGGCGATGCTCGACCAGCTCAGCGTCGATGGCAAGCTCTACTCCATCCCGTTCAATGCCGGTCCCAACGTCATCTTCTACAACAAGAAGATGTTCGCGGACGCCGGGGTGGCCGAGCCCGGCCTCGACTGGACGGTCGATGACTTCATCGCCGCAGCGAAGGCCACCACGAAGAATGGCGTGTACGGCTTCGCGATCGGACAGGGCTCGACGCCCATCAGCACTCTCATGGCGGCCGACGGCCACCCCTACGCCGACAAGAACGGTCCGAAGCTGGACGACCCGAACTTCCGCGACGCGCTGCAGCTGCTCGTCGACCTGGCCAACAAGTACAAGGTCGCGAAGCCGCTGGAGGCGGCCGCGGGCGGCACCTTCCCGGACATCGATGCGTTCAGCACGGGTCAGGCGGCCATGGAACTCGAGGGTCTGTGGGATCTGCAGCACGAGCAGCAGACCCTCGGCAAGGACAACGTCGGCATTGCTGTGGTCCCGAGCAAGAGCGGCACCTCCAAGGGCTTCATCAGCGGTTCGGGCTTCGGCATCACGAAGACCTGCGGCGACAAGCAGAAGGCCTTCAAGGCCATCGAGGCGATGACGAGCAAGAGCGGACTGGAGTTCGTGACGAAGTCGCAGGCCTCCGTGCCGGCGCGGCTCGATGCGCTGGACGCGTGGTCCACCAACGTCGGGTCGCCTGCGTTCACCGCGGTCATCAAGCAGATGACCGGTGACGCGACTCCGTCACCGGTGCCCTCCAGCCAGGCGCAGCTCGACACGCTGCTGACCCAGTACGAGGTGGATGCGTTCTCCGGCAAGAGCACAGTCGAGCAGGTCCTCCAGCAGGTGAAGGCGGGCCTTCCGCAATGA
- a CDS encoding sugar phosphate isomerase/epimerase family protein: MPHDDPKTTWSVFTKPWREPQVGALGELVAGMGFDAVELPVRPGYQVAPDEVSTALPAAARELARSGVRVASIASGTDEATFAACADAGVPFIRIMVPIGVNGYAATGTEIRRVLAGLSERAERYGVRVAVQPHYDDYIADSSELFALLQDVDPRHVAAIWDSAHDALARKRPEHGLELLWPWLGVVNLKSAYYERVDEPAPAFGDPVWEPVFTDARSGMAEWGRALAYLAERGFAGPICLTAEYTDESDLVAKVTRDLEYAQSLRAAAGAGVAR, from the coding sequence ATGCCGCATGATGATCCGAAGACGACGTGGAGTGTCTTCACCAAACCGTGGCGCGAGCCGCAGGTCGGCGCTCTCGGTGAACTGGTCGCGGGCATGGGATTCGACGCCGTCGAGCTTCCGGTGCGCCCCGGCTACCAGGTCGCCCCGGACGAGGTGTCGACGGCTCTGCCCGCCGCGGCGCGCGAGCTTGCGCGTTCGGGCGTGAGGGTCGCGAGCATCGCCTCCGGAACGGATGAGGCGACCTTCGCGGCCTGCGCGGATGCGGGCGTGCCGTTCATCCGGATCATGGTGCCGATCGGGGTGAACGGCTACGCCGCGACCGGTACGGAGATCCGCCGGGTGCTCGCCGGCCTCTCCGAGCGCGCCGAACGCTACGGGGTCCGCGTTGCCGTCCAGCCGCACTACGACGACTACATCGCCGACTCCTCGGAGCTCTTCGCTCTGCTCCAGGATGTCGACCCCCGCCACGTCGCGGCGATCTGGGACTCGGCTCACGACGCCCTCGCGCGCAAGCGGCCCGAGCACGGGTTGGAACTGCTCTGGCCCTGGCTCGGCGTCGTCAACCTCAAGAGCGCCTACTACGAGCGGGTCGACGAACCGGCGCCCGCGTTCGGGGATCCGGTCTGGGAGCCGGTGTTCACCGACGCCCGCAGTGGCATGGCGGAGTGGGGTCGCGCGCTCGCCTACCTCGCGGAGCGCGGGTTCGCCGGGCCGATCTGCCTCACCGCCGAGTACACCGACGAGAGCGACCTCGTGGCGAAGGTGACGCGCGATCTCGAATACGCGCAGAGTCTGCGGGCCGCGGCCGGCGCCGGAGTGGCCCGATGA
- a CDS encoding LacI family DNA-binding transcriptional regulator, whose amino-acid sequence MRAIATIRDVAQAAGVSPSTVSNLLNAREHLMQPETRRRVLEAMEALSYRPSRVAQQLRGAPNPTLGLIVPSVANPFWGSWAAHLEAAFHAHGRQIYLCNSERDPERERAYVEQLWADGIEHIVLSTSLPSLEHLRPAMDAGVQIIAFDREHQETDPPELLNVSIDNEAGAWMATQHLLERGHTRIAFVSGAMRTISRQRRFAGYRRALDESGIPFDDALVPRSPDFGDADSSPLARDAVHALLALDQPPTALVAVNDMFALSASAAIRDAGRDIAEFAVVGFDDIPIGRLVSPALTTIQQPLREMAEAVVRLTAGGGGDRETGPSLVFPPTLVVRASSERRIA is encoded by the coding sequence GTGAGAGCGATCGCAACGATCAGGGATGTCGCCCAGGCCGCCGGAGTCTCACCCTCCACGGTCTCGAACCTGCTCAATGCGCGCGAGCACCTCATGCAGCCGGAGACGCGCCGACGCGTGCTCGAGGCGATGGAGGCGCTCTCCTATCGGCCTAGCCGCGTGGCGCAGCAACTCCGCGGCGCCCCCAACCCCACCCTGGGTCTCATCGTCCCCTCCGTGGCCAACCCGTTCTGGGGATCGTGGGCCGCCCATCTCGAAGCGGCGTTCCACGCGCACGGACGGCAGATCTACCTCTGCAACAGCGAGCGCGATCCCGAGCGCGAGCGCGCCTACGTCGAGCAGCTCTGGGCCGACGGCATCGAGCACATCGTGCTCTCCACCTCGCTCCCGTCGCTCGAACACCTGCGCCCCGCCATGGACGCGGGCGTGCAGATCATCGCGTTCGACCGCGAACATCAGGAGACGGACCCGCCCGAGCTTCTGAACGTCAGCATCGACAACGAAGCCGGCGCGTGGATGGCGACGCAGCACCTCCTCGAGCGAGGTCACACCCGCATCGCCTTCGTCTCCGGTGCGATGCGCACGATCAGCCGCCAGCGGCGCTTCGCCGGCTACCGCCGGGCGCTCGACGAGAGCGGCATCCCCTTCGACGACGCCCTCGTCCCCCGCTCCCCCGACTTCGGGGACGCGGACAGCAGCCCGCTCGCACGGGACGCGGTACACGCCCTGCTGGCGCTCGACCAGCCGCCGACGGCCCTGGTCGCCGTCAACGACATGTTCGCCCTCAGTGCCTCCGCCGCCATCCGGGATGCCGGCCGCGATATCGCCGAATTCGCCGTGGTGGGCTTCGACGACATCCCGATCGGCAGGCTCGTATCGCCCGCCCTGACGACGATCCAGCAGCCGCTGCGCGAGATGGCCGAGGCCGTCGTCCGGCTGACAGCCGGCGGAGGCGGCGACCGCGAGACAGGTCCGTCACTCGTCTTCCCGCCGACCCTCGTGGTGCGGGCCTCCAGCGAACGGAGAATCGCATGA
- a CDS encoding Gfo/Idh/MocA family protein, with product MTAGGTRPVRVAVIGAGQMANLVHYPSLSSLPDVEIVGICDLSPERLRATGERWGITALFDDWSAMLDETRPDAVYVIGPPELMFGIWCDCLTRGLDLFVEKPLGLTVHQARTLARLADENNCITQVGFQRRSSPLLERMVGRVRERGEVVHAVCRFYKNDPTPMVSARDRMMDDGVHVIDTLRHLCGGEVVAVSDVTRRVIVDEINVVAATLEFDTGAVGVMITNWTSGRRTFGVEVHGPGIMAEGDLEVGATIWDADGREELDAGEVAGSPDLHVRGGFLAKSAEFIEAVRSRRLPSSHFADALKTMTVAETILAHDLLKETERTKRLVTGVIY from the coding sequence ATGACCGCCGGCGGGACCCGGCCGGTGCGCGTTGCCGTCATCGGCGCCGGCCAGATGGCGAACCTCGTCCACTACCCGTCGTTGTCGTCGCTGCCCGACGTGGAGATCGTGGGTATCTGCGACCTCTCACCGGAGCGCCTCCGGGCGACCGGCGAGCGCTGGGGCATCACCGCTCTGTTCGACGACTGGTCGGCGATGCTCGACGAGACGCGCCCGGATGCCGTCTATGTCATCGGTCCCCCCGAACTCATGTTCGGCATCTGGTGCGACTGCCTGACTCGCGGGCTCGACCTCTTCGTCGAGAAGCCGCTGGGCCTGACCGTCCACCAGGCGAGAACGCTCGCCCGTCTCGCCGACGAGAACAACTGCATCACCCAGGTCGGCTTCCAGCGGCGTTCGTCCCCGCTCCTGGAGCGCATGGTCGGGCGGGTTCGCGAGCGGGGCGAGGTCGTCCATGCCGTGTGCCGGTTCTACAAGAACGATCCGACCCCGATGGTGTCGGCACGCGACAGGATGATGGACGACGGCGTCCATGTGATCGACACCCTCCGGCACCTCTGCGGCGGCGAGGTCGTCGCCGTCTCGGATGTGACGCGCAGGGTCATCGTCGACGAGATCAACGTCGTCGCGGCGACGCTCGAGTTCGACACGGGCGCCGTCGGGGTCATGATCACGAACTGGACGAGCGGCCGCAGGACGTTCGGCGTGGAGGTCCACGGGCCGGGGATCATGGCGGAAGGCGACCTCGAGGTCGGGGCCACCATCTGGGACGCGGACGGGCGGGAGGAGCTCGATGCCGGCGAGGTGGCGGGCTCGCCGGACCTCCATGTCCGCGGAGGCTTCCTCGCCAAGAGCGCCGAATTCATCGAGGCGGTGCGTTCGCGCCGTCTTCCCTCGTCGCACTTCGCCGATGCGCTGAAGACGATGACCGTCGCCGAGACCATCCTGGCGCACGATCTGCTGAAAGAAACCGAGCGAACGAAACGTTTAGTGACCGGTGTTATCTATTGA
- a CDS encoding SDR family NAD(P)-dependent oxidoreductase: MTAPSTARKVLITGGATGIGLGIAQAFLDAGDRVAITTNASPVPEHVAGRVVAERMDVTDSAQVKAAVARIGEALEGRIDVLVNNAGGLVARRPLEDADDEHWHHVIELNLSSVFYVIRAALPAMAEGGRIVNISSLAAHNGGGQGASAYAAAKAGVEGLTRALAKELGPRGIAVSAVAPGLILETPFHERFTPEADQRATIAATPLRRAGTPADVAAATMYLASEAGGFASGTVVAVNGAAAFH; this comes from the coding sequence ATGACCGCACCCTCCACCGCACGAAAGGTCCTGATCACCGGAGGCGCGACCGGAATCGGCCTGGGCATCGCCCAGGCGTTCCTGGACGCGGGCGACCGCGTGGCGATCACGACGAACGCCTCGCCCGTGCCCGAGCACGTGGCCGGGCGGGTCGTCGCCGAACGGATGGACGTCACCGACAGCGCTCAGGTGAAGGCGGCCGTGGCGCGGATCGGCGAGGCGCTCGAGGGCAGGATCGACGTGCTCGTCAACAACGCCGGCGGCCTCGTCGCACGTCGTCCCCTGGAGGACGCGGACGACGAGCACTGGCACCACGTGATCGAACTCAATCTCTCCAGCGTCTTCTACGTCATCCGCGCGGCTCTGCCCGCGATGGCCGAGGGCGGCCGCATCGTGAACATCTCGTCGCTGGCGGCGCACAACGGAGGCGGCCAGGGCGCCTCGGCCTACGCTGCGGCCAAGGCCGGCGTCGAGGGCCTCACCCGGGCTCTGGCGAAGGAACTGGGGCCACGGGGGATCGCCGTCTCCGCTGTAGCCCCTGGCCTCATCCTCGAGACGCCGTTCCATGAGCGCTTCACCCCGGAAGCCGACCAGCGTGCGACCATAGCCGCCACGCCGCTTCGCCGAGCCGGCACACCCGCCGATGTCGCCGCGGCGACGATGTACCTCGCGTCGGAGGCAGGCGGCTTCGCGTCGGGAACAGTGGTCGCGGTCAACGGCGCTGCCGCCTTCCACTGA